One segment of Streptomyces sp. YIM 121038 DNA contains the following:
- the ftsH gene encoding ATP-dependent zinc metalloprotease FtsH has protein sequence MSNPVPPRQKPEQPWRSEGAPEPPPAPPPKRKMPGGWGGLILTALIVYLIANLVLSFFNDGDEPTISYTEFSKQVDDGNVSKIYSKGDAIQGQLKKEQKDPDGDGTYTKFTTQRPAFADDKLWQDLTKNKVTVTAEPVVQERSFLSNLLISLAPMLLLVVLWIFIARRMASGMGGAGGMLGRKQPPKPVELEPGKKRTTFEDVAGIDEVEGELNDVVDFLRNPDEYRKMGARMPGGVLLAGPPGTGKTLLARAVAGEAGVPFFSASASEFIEMIVGVGASRVRELFAEARKVAPAIIFIDEIDTIGRARGGGSGMGGHDEREQTLNQILTEMDGFSGSEGVIVIAATNRADILDPALTRPGRFDRIVNVSPPDRDGREAILKIHTRAIPMADGVDLAQVARTTPGMTGADLANLANEAALLAVKRKQSAVTQSDLSEALEKVQLGAERPLVMPEEERRRTAYHESGHALLGMLQPGADPVRKITIVPRGRALGVTLSTPDSDRYAYTEEYLRGRIIGALGGMAAEHVVYGVITTGAENDLEQVTNIARGMVARWGMSERVGRLSALPNDAQQAYGLAAAPETLDTIDGEMRRIVDECYDSACRQLRDHRGQLDALADALLENETLEEADAYRVAGITRLTKDG, from the coding sequence ATGAGCAACCCCGTGCCGCCGCGCCAGAAGCCCGAGCAGCCCTGGCGCTCCGAGGGCGCTCCGGAGCCGCCGCCCGCACCGCCGCCCAAGCGGAAGATGCCGGGCGGCTGGGGCGGGCTCATCCTCACGGCCCTGATCGTGTACCTGATCGCCAACCTCGTCCTCTCCTTCTTCAACGACGGCGACGAGCCGACCATCTCGTACACCGAATTCAGCAAGCAGGTCGACGACGGCAACGTGTCGAAGATCTACTCCAAGGGCGACGCGATCCAGGGGCAGCTCAAGAAGGAGCAGAAGGACCCGGACGGCGACGGGACGTATACGAAGTTCACGACCCAGCGGCCCGCGTTCGCGGACGACAAGCTGTGGCAGGACCTGACCAAGAACAAGGTCACGGTCACGGCCGAGCCGGTGGTGCAGGAGCGCAGCTTCCTGTCGAACCTGCTGATCTCGCTGGCGCCGATGCTGCTCCTGGTGGTGCTGTGGATCTTCATCGCGCGGCGGATGGCGTCCGGCATGGGCGGTGCGGGCGGGATGCTCGGGCGCAAGCAGCCGCCGAAGCCGGTGGAGCTGGAGCCGGGCAAGAAGCGCACCACGTTCGAGGACGTCGCGGGCATCGACGAGGTCGAGGGCGAGCTGAACGACGTCGTCGACTTCCTGCGCAACCCCGACGAGTACCGGAAGATGGGCGCCCGGATGCCCGGCGGCGTGCTGCTCGCCGGGCCGCCGGGCACGGGCAAGACGCTGCTCGCGCGGGCGGTGGCGGGGGAGGCGGGGGTGCCGTTCTTCTCGGCGTCGGCCTCCGAGTTCATCGAGATGATCGTGGGTGTCGGTGCCTCGCGGGTGCGGGAGCTGTTCGCGGAGGCCCGCAAGGTCGCGCCCGCGATCATCTTCATCGACGAGATCGACACCATCGGGCGGGCGCGCGGCGGCGGCAGCGGCATGGGCGGCCACGACGAGCGCGAGCAGACGCTCAACCAGATCCTGACCGAGATGGACGGCTTCTCCGGCTCGGAGGGCGTCATCGTCATCGCGGCCACGAACCGGGCCGACATCCTCGACCCGGCCCTGACCCGCCCCGGCCGCTTCGACCGGATCGTGAACGTCTCGCCGCCCGACCGGGACGGCCGCGAGGCCATCCTCAAGATCCATACGCGGGCGATCCCGATGGCGGACGGTGTCGACCTGGCCCAGGTGGCGCGCACCACGCCGGGGATGACCGGCGCGGACCTGGCGAACCTCGCCAACGAAGCGGCTCTCCTCGCGGTGAAGCGCAAGCAGTCCGCCGTCACCCAGTCCGACCTCTCCGAGGCCCTGGAGAAGGTCCAGCTGGGTGCGGAGCGGCCGTTGGTCATGCCGGAAGAGGAGCGGCGCCGGACGGCGTACCACGAGAGCGGGCACGCCCTGCTCGGCATGTTGCAGCCGGGCGCCGACCCCGTCCGCAAGATCACCATCGTGCCGCGCGGCCGTGCCCTCGGCGTCACGCTCTCCACGCCGGACTCCGACAGATACGCGTACACGGAGGAGTATCTGCGCGGCCGCATCATCGGCGCGCTCGGCGGCATGGCGGCCGAACACGTCGTCTACGGGGTCATCACCACGGGTGCCGAGAACGACCTGGAGCAGGTCACCAACATCGCGCGCGGGATGGTAGCCCGCTGGGGCATGAGCGAGCGCGTCGGCCGGCTCTCGGCCCTGCCGAACGACGCCCAGCAGGCGTACGGCCTCGCCGCCGCTCCGGAGACCCTCGACACCATCGACGGCGAGATGCGCCGCATCGTGGACGAGTGCTATGACAGCGCCTGCCGCCAACTGCGGGATCACCGCGGCCAATTGGATGCCCTGGCCGACGCCTTGCTGGAGAACGAGACCCTGGAGGAGGCGGACGCCTACCGGGTGGCCGGAATCACCCGCCTCACGAAGGACGGCTGA
- a CDS encoding class I SAM-dependent methyltransferase has product MTPTLVHPHLPRAGAPPRVDRCARARDWAEIQERMLVPLVDAVYRRLEVGAGTRLLDLGCGSGLALLMAASRGATVTGVEPTAPERLALARQRLTPEGPFAAHAGTRLLQGSPGDAAAPDVPAYTLVTAFQPIGCTAGDADDLSALLDVATPLAERGAPVVLVGWGPPERCTTSSVLRVATKLADPLRGAVGWRAACRDDLEDVAQRAGLRPDGSGRVACPFGYADMDSAVRGLLSTGLFDAAVGATDQAQVDKELTEALHPHRRRDGTIWMPNVFRYLIARTP; this is encoded by the coding sequence ATGACACCTACGCTCGTGCACCCACACCTCCCGCGCGCGGGTGCACCCCCACGTGTGGACCGGTGCGCACGCGCGCGTGACTGGGCGGAGATCCAGGAGCGGATGCTGGTCCCCCTCGTGGACGCGGTGTACCGACGACTCGAAGTGGGCGCGGGCACCCGCCTGCTCGACCTGGGCTGCGGCTCCGGGCTCGCCCTGCTGATGGCGGCCTCGCGCGGCGCGACGGTGACCGGCGTCGAGCCGACGGCGCCCGAACGGCTCGCCCTCGCCCGCCAACGCCTCACGCCCGAGGGACCGTTCGCCGCGCACGCCGGCACGCGCCTCCTCCAGGGCTCCCCCGGGGACGCCGCCGCGCCGGACGTGCCCGCGTACACCCTGGTGACCGCGTTCCAGCCGATCGGGTGCACGGCGGGCGATGCCGACGACCTGTCGGCCCTGCTCGACGTCGCGACGCCGCTCGCCGAGCGCGGCGCGCCGGTGGTCCTGGTGGGCTGGGGCCCGCCGGAGCGCTGCACGACCTCGTCGGTGCTCCGGGTGGCGACGAAACTCGCCGACCCTCTGCGCGGTGCCGTCGGCTGGCGTGCCGCCTGCCGGGACGACTTGGAGGACGTCGCGCAGCGCGCGGGCCTCAGGCCCGACGGCTCGGGCCGCGTGGCCTGCCCCTTCGGCTACGCCGACATGGACAGCGCCGTCCGCGGGCTCCTGTCCACAGGCCTGTTCGACGCGGCGGTCGGCGCGACGGACCAGGCGCAGGTCGACAAGGAGCTGACCGAGGCCCTCCACCCGCACCGGCGCCGCGACGGCACGATATGGATGCCGAACGTCTTCCGCTACCTCATCGCCCGAACGCCGTAG
- the proS gene encoding proline--tRNA ligase — MAKAPVLTPRGDDFPRWYQDLISKAELADNGPVRGTMVIRPYGYGLWERMQQDLDARIKGTGAQNAYFPLLIPQSYLTREAEHVEGFAPELAVVTHGGGKELEEPVVVRPTSETIVNEYFSKWVQSYRDLPLLINQWANVVRWELRPRLFLRTSEFLWQEGHTAHATYEDARDFAARIHRDVYGAFMRDVLAMDFVLGRKSAKERFAGAINTLTLEGMMGDGKALQLGTSHELGQNFARAFQTQYLSKDGTQELVWQTSWGATTRLVGALVMMHGDDDGLCVPPRLAPVQVVVLAVKDDEAVLAKVREVGERLTAAGVRVQVDDRTDVPFGRRAVDWELKGVPVRVEVGPRDLAGGTAMLVRRVAGGKRPVALDALAALLPTVLEEDQELLLARARERRESRTSEVTGVEEAVEVASAGGWARVPWSALGPDGEARLAERGVTVRCLVTEDGAVPDADETPGNVALVARAY; from the coding sequence ATGGCAAAGGCACCCGTACTCACGCCCCGCGGGGACGACTTCCCCCGCTGGTACCAGGACCTGATCAGCAAGGCGGAGCTGGCCGACAACGGCCCGGTGCGCGGCACCATGGTCATCCGCCCGTACGGCTACGGCCTGTGGGAGCGGATGCAGCAGGACCTGGACGCGCGCATCAAGGGCACCGGTGCGCAGAACGCGTACTTCCCGCTGCTCATCCCGCAGTCGTATCTGACGCGGGAGGCCGAGCACGTCGAGGGCTTCGCCCCGGAGCTCGCCGTCGTCACGCACGGCGGCGGCAAGGAGCTGGAGGAGCCGGTCGTGGTCCGGCCCACCTCGGAGACCATCGTCAACGAGTACTTCTCCAAGTGGGTGCAGAGCTACCGCGACCTGCCCCTGCTGATCAACCAGTGGGCCAACGTGGTCCGCTGGGAGCTGCGCCCCCGGCTGTTCCTGCGCACCTCGGAGTTCTTGTGGCAGGAGGGGCACACCGCCCACGCGACGTACGAGGACGCGCGGGACTTCGCCGCCCGGATCCACCGGGACGTCTACGGGGCCTTCATGCGGGACGTCCTCGCGATGGACTTCGTGCTCGGCCGCAAGAGCGCCAAGGAGCGCTTCGCCGGGGCGATCAACACCCTCACGCTCGAAGGGATGATGGGCGACGGCAAGGCCCTCCAGCTCGGCACCAGCCACGAACTCGGCCAGAACTTCGCGCGCGCCTTCCAGACCCAGTACCTGTCCAAGGACGGCACGCAGGAGCTCGTCTGGCAGACCTCCTGGGGCGCCACGACGCGTCTGGTGGGCGCCCTGGTGATGATGCACGGTGACGACGACGGGCTGTGCGTGCCGCCGCGCCTCGCACCCGTGCAGGTCGTCGTGCTCGCCGTGAAGGACGACGAGGCCGTCCTCGCGAAGGTCCGCGAGGTCGGCGAGCGGCTGACGGCGGCGGGCGTGCGCGTCCAGGTCGACGACCGTACGGACGTGCCGTTCGGGCGGCGCGCGGTCGACTGGGAGCTCAAGGGGGTGCCGGTGCGCGTGGAGGTCGGCCCGCGCGATCTGGCGGGCGGCACCGCGATGCTCGTGCGCCGCGTCGCGGGCGGCAAGCGGCCCGTGGCCCTCGACGCCCTCGCCGCGCTGCTGCCCACCGTCCTGGAGGAGGACCAGGAACTGCTCCTGGCCCGGGCCCGGGAGCGCCGTGAGTCCCGTACGAGCGAGGTGACCGGCGTGGAGGAGGCCGTGGAGGTCGCGTCGGCGGGCGGCTGGGCGCGCGTTCCGTGGTCCGCGCTCGGGCCCGACGGCGAGGCCCGGCTCGCCGAGCGCGGCGTGACCGTACGGTGTCTGGTCACGGAGGACGGGGCGGTGCCGGACGCCGATGAGACACCCGGTAACGTCGCCCTCGTAGCGCGCGCTTATTGA
- the rpsP gene encoding 30S ribosomal protein S16: MAVKIKLKRLGKIRSPHYRIVVADSRTRRDGRAIEEIGLYHPVQNPSRIEVNADRVAYWLSVGAQPTEPVLAILKKTGDWQKFKGEPAPAPLLQPEVKSARPSFEAVSAEDEPKGEAITQKAKKADKKADEAKAESAESTEA, encoded by the coding sequence GTGGCAGTCAAGATCAAGCTGAAGCGTCTGGGCAAGATCCGTTCGCCTCACTACCGCATCGTCGTCGCCGACTCCCGTACCCGCCGTGACGGCCGGGCCATCGAGGAGATCGGTCTGTACCACCCGGTGCAGAACCCGTCGCGCATCGAGGTCAACGCCGACCGCGTGGCGTACTGGCTCTCCGTCGGCGCCCAGCCGACCGAGCCCGTTCTCGCCATCCTGAAGAAGACCGGCGACTGGCAGAAGTTCAAGGGCGAGCCCGCCCCGGCGCCGCTGCTGCAGCCCGAGGTCAAGTCCGCGCGCCCGTCCTTCGAGGCCGTCAGCGCCGAGGACGAGCCCAAGGGTGAGGCCATCACCCAGAAGGCCAAGAAGGCCGACAAGAAGGCGGACGAGGCCAAGGCCGAGTCCGCCGAGTCGACCGAGGCCTGA
- a CDS encoding RNA-binding protein, giving the protein MLEEALEHLVKGIVDNPDDVRVASRNLRRGRVLEVRVHPDDLGKVIGRNGRTARALRTVVGAIGGRGVRVDLVDVDQVR; this is encoded by the coding sequence ATGCTCGAGGAGGCTCTCGAGCACCTCGTGAAGGGCATCGTCGACAACCCCGACGACGTGCGGGTCGCCTCGCGCAACCTGCGCCGCGGGCGCGTCCTCGAAGTCCGGGTCCACCCGGACGACCTGGGCAAGGTGATCGGCCGTAACGGCCGCACCGCACGCGCCCTGCGCACCGTCGTGGGTGCCATCGGCGGCCGTGGTGTCCGCGTCGACCTCGTCGACGTGGATCAGGTTCGCTGA
- the rimM gene encoding ribosome maturation factor RimM (Essential for efficient processing of 16S rRNA), giving the protein MQLVVARIGRAHGIKGEVTVEVRTDEPELRLGPGAVLATDPAARGPLTIETGRVHSGRLLLRFAGVSDRTGAEALRNTLLIAEVDPEELPEDEDEFYDHQLMDLDVVTTDGTEVGRITEISHLPSQDLFIVERPDGSEVMIPFVESIVTEIDLEEQRAVIDPPPGLIDDRAEIASSRDAESAPEGDSQGDAQSDSQGDAQDASEGGSTAVRDARSEGDA; this is encoded by the coding sequence GTGCAGCTCGTAGTCGCGCGGATCGGCCGCGCCCACGGCATCAAGGGCGAGGTCACCGTCGAGGTGCGCACCGACGAGCCGGAGCTGCGGCTCGGCCCCGGCGCCGTGCTCGCCACCGACCCCGCCGCCCGGGGACCGCTGACCATCGAGACCGGCCGGGTGCACAGCGGCCGGCTGCTGCTGCGCTTCGCGGGCGTCAGCGACCGCACCGGCGCCGAGGCGCTGCGCAACACCCTCCTCATCGCCGAGGTCGACCCGGAAGAGCTGCCCGAGGACGAGGACGAGTTCTACGACCACCAGCTGATGGACCTCGACGTCGTCACCACGGACGGCACCGAGGTCGGCCGGATCACGGAGATCTCCCACCTGCCCTCGCAGGACCTCTTCATCGTCGAGCGGCCCGACGGCAGCGAGGTGATGATCCCGTTCGTCGAGTCCATCGTCACCGAGATCGACCTGGAGGAGCAGCGGGCCGTCATCGACCCGCCGCCCGGCCTCATCGACGACCGCGCCGAGATCGCCTCCAGCAGGGACGCCGAGAGCGCCCCGGAGGGCGACTCCCAGGGCGACGCGCAGAGCGACTCCCAGGGTGACGCGCAGGACGCCTCCGAGGGCGGCTCCACGGCCGTGCGGGACGCCCGGAGCGAGGGCGACGCCTGA
- the trmD gene encoding tRNA (guanosine(37)-N1)-methyltransferase TrmD → MRLDVVTIFPEYLEPLNVSLVGKARARGSLDVHVHDLREWTYDRHNTVDDTPYGGGPGMVMKTEPWGDALDQALADGYEAGRSQPALVVPTPSGRPFTQELAVELSERPWLVFTPARYEGIDRRVIDEYATRMPVYEVSIGDYVLAGGEAAVLVVTEAVARLLPGVLGNAESHRDDSFAPGAMANLLEGPVYTKPPEWRGRGIPAVLLSGHHGKIARWRRDEALRRTTAHRPDLIERCEASAFDKKDREMLSILGWEPEPGGRFWRKAQDVEE, encoded by the coding sequence ATGCGGCTCGACGTCGTCACGATCTTCCCCGAGTACCTGGAACCCCTGAACGTCTCGCTCGTCGGCAAGGCACGCGCCCGCGGCAGCCTCGACGTGCACGTGCACGACCTCAGGGAGTGGACGTACGACCGGCACAACACGGTCGACGACACCCCCTACGGCGGCGGCCCCGGCATGGTCATGAAGACCGAGCCCTGGGGCGACGCCCTCGACCAGGCCCTCGCCGACGGCTACGAGGCGGGCCGCTCGCAGCCCGCCCTGGTCGTCCCGACGCCCAGCGGGCGCCCCTTCACCCAGGAACTCGCCGTCGAGCTGTCCGAGCGCCCCTGGCTGGTCTTCACGCCCGCGCGCTACGAAGGCATCGACCGCCGCGTCATCGACGAGTACGCGACCCGGATGCCCGTCTACGAGGTCTCCATCGGCGACTACGTCCTCGCGGGCGGCGAGGCCGCCGTCCTGGTCGTCACCGAGGCCGTGGCCCGGCTCCTGCCGGGCGTGCTCGGCAACGCCGAGTCCCACCGCGACGACTCCTTCGCCCCCGGGGCCATGGCCAACCTCCTGGAGGGCCCCGTCTACACCAAGCCCCCCGAGTGGCGCGGCCGCGGCATCCCGGCCGTCCTGCTCAGCGGCCACCACGGCAAGATCGCGCGCTGGCGCAGGGACGAGGCGCTGCGCCGCACCACCGCCCACCGGCCCGACCTGATCGAGCGCTGCGAGGCCTCCGCCTTCGACAAGAAGGACCGGGAGATGCTCTCCATCCTGGGCTGGGAGCCCGAGCCCGGCGGCCGATTTTGGCGCAAGGCGCAGGACGTGGAAGAATAG
- the rplS gene encoding 50S ribosomal protein L19 yields the protein MSHLLDSVDSASLRSDIPAFRPGDTVNVHVRVIEGNRSRVQQFKGVVIRRQGAGVRETFTVRKVSFSVGVERTFPVHTPIVEKIELLTRGDVRRAKLYYLRDLRGKAAKIKEKRES from the coding sequence ATGTCTCACCTGCTCGACTCCGTCGACTCCGCGTCGCTGCGCAGCGACATCCCGGCCTTCCGCCCGGGTGACACCGTCAACGTCCACGTCCGCGTCATCGAGGGCAACCGCTCCCGTGTGCAGCAGTTCAAGGGCGTAGTCATCCGCCGCCAGGGCGCCGGTGTCCGCGAGACCTTCACGGTCCGCAAGGTCTCCTTCTCCGTCGGCGTCGAGCGCACCTTCCCGGTGCACACCCCGATCGTCGAGAAGATCGAGCTCCTCACCCGCGGTGACGTGCGTCGCGCCAAGCTGTACTACCTGCGCGACCTGCGCGGCAAGGCCGCGAAGATCAAGGAGAAGCGCGAGAGCTGA
- the lepB gene encoding signal peptidase I, giving the protein MDTEAQDAERDRSSTPPESTPASAGEPDTEGTEERSRSAFASFVAWLPGGRLTLGALFSVAVLLLVTTFVVQPYEIPSGSMEPTFRVGDRILVNKLAYRFGSGPQRGDAVVFDGSGYFGNADYVKRVAGVGGDRVVCCDKRGRIKVNGQPVDEPYLFPGDEPSTVDFDVVVPDGRIFVLGDHRSDSSDSRDHLGSPGGGMIPVDDVIGRADWIAWPLGRWTSLKRPDVYARVPAPGGAHG; this is encoded by the coding sequence ATGGACACCGAAGCACAGGACGCGGAGCGCGACCGCTCCTCCACACCCCCCGAGTCCACCCCCGCGAGCGCGGGCGAACCGGACACGGAGGGCACGGAGGAGCGGTCGCGCTCCGCTTTCGCGTCCTTCGTGGCCTGGCTGCCCGGCGGCCGCCTCACCCTGGGCGCGCTGTTCAGCGTGGCCGTCCTGCTGCTCGTCACCACCTTCGTGGTGCAGCCCTACGAGATCCCGAGCGGCTCCATGGAGCCCACGTTCCGGGTCGGCGACCGGATACTCGTCAACAAGTTGGCGTACCGTTTCGGATCCGGGCCGCAGCGCGGTGACGCGGTCGTCTTCGACGGCAGCGGCTACTTCGGGAACGCCGACTACGTGAAGCGGGTCGCGGGCGTCGGCGGTGACCGGGTGGTCTGCTGCGACAAGCGGGGGAGGATCAAGGTGAACGGCCAGCCGGTCGACGAGCCCTATCTCTTCCCGGGGGACGAGCCCTCCACGGTGGACTTCGACGTCGTCGTGCCCGACGGCAGGATCTTCGTCCTCGGTGACCACCGCAGCGACTCCAGCGACTCCCGCGACCACCTGGGGTCCCCGGGCGGCGGCATGATCCCCGTGGACGACGTCATCGGCAGGGCCGACTGGATCGCCTGGCCGCTCGGCCGGTGGACCTCGCTGAAGCGCCCCGACGTGTACGCGCGCGTGCCGGCACCCGGCGGCGCCCATGGGTAG
- the lepB gene encoding signal peptidase I, with translation MGSRGRAKSPQQDDTGLPTGTRPTSGPVLPGRAERRKLAKKVKRRRQRSAIKEIPLLIGVALLIALVLKTFLVQAFVIPSGSMEQTIRIGDRVLVDKLTPWFGNKPERGDVVVFKDPGNWLEEERGKKQDDPVVVKQVKQGLTFIGLLPSDDERDLIKRVVGVGGDTVKCCDKNDKVTVNDVPLDEPYVHPGNKPSDFAFEVKVPKGRLFVLGDHRADSADSRFHRNEKFSGTVSEDEVVGRALVIAWPFGHWRKLEEPDTYASVPDAPDGSDTATGASHRVAPGDRNGMTGLPTPAELPLVMGVVGLRRIRGRQRHGLRSGCGGCGGRRTIRTRGARGAAAALRGARARVTGGRRERRS, from the coding sequence ATGGGTAGCCGCGGCCGGGCGAAGTCCCCCCAGCAGGACGACACCGGCCTGCCCACCGGCACCCGCCCGACCAGCGGCCCCGTCCTGCCCGGCCGGGCCGAGCGGCGCAAACTGGCCAAGAAGGTCAAGCGCCGCAGACAGCGCTCCGCGATCAAGGAGATACCTCTCCTCATAGGCGTCGCCCTGCTCATAGCGCTGGTCCTGAAGACCTTCCTGGTGCAGGCCTTCGTGATCCCCTCGGGCTCCATGGAGCAGACGATCCGCATCGGGGACCGCGTCCTGGTGGACAAGCTCACCCCCTGGTTCGGCAACAAGCCCGAGCGCGGTGACGTCGTCGTCTTCAAGGACCCCGGCAACTGGCTGGAGGAGGAGCGGGGCAAGAAGCAGGACGACCCCGTGGTGGTCAAGCAGGTCAAACAGGGCCTGACCTTCATCGGCCTCCTCCCGTCCGACGACGAGCGCGACCTGATCAAGCGCGTCGTGGGCGTCGGCGGAGACACCGTGAAGTGCTGTGACAAGAACGACAAGGTCACCGTCAATGACGTCCCGCTCGACGAGCCGTATGTGCACCCGGGCAACAAGCCGTCCGACTTCGCCTTCGAAGTGAAGGTCCCCAAGGGGCGCCTGTTCGTCCTGGGCGACCACCGCGCGGACTCCGCCGACTCCCGCTTCCACCGCAACGAGAAGTTCAGCGGCACCGTCTCCGAGGACGAGGTCGTCGGCCGCGCACTCGTCATCGCCTGGCCCTTCGGCCACTGGCGCAAACTGGAGGAACCCGATACGTACGCGTCGGTGCCCGACGCGCCCGACGGGTCGGACACGGCCACAGGTGCGTCGCATAGGGTGGCCCCCGGCGATCGCAATGGAATGACCGGGCTCCCGACCCCTGCGGAACTCCCGCTCGTTATGGGAGTGGTGGGCCTGCGTCGCATACGGGGCAGGCAGCGGCACGGACTGAGGAGTGGATGTGGGGGATGTGGCGGTCGGCGCACGATCCGGACACGAGGGGCCCGAGGAGCGGCCGCGGCACTCCGGGGAGCCCGCGCCCGCGTCACCGGCGGGCGGCGTGAACGCCGCTCCTGA
- the lepB gene encoding signal peptidase I, with amino-acid sequence MGDVAVGARSGHEGPEERPRHSGEPAPASPAGGVNAAPDTPAPGNAGAPGEPGTPGPPPGAAPGAPEQQPGAGGAEPPKPPEPAKGKKHKSFWKELPLLIGIALVLALIIKTFLVQAFSIPSDSMQNTLQQGDRVLVDKLTPWFGSEPERGEVVVFKDPGHWLDGEPTPDPNAVQRVLGWIGLMPSADEKDLIKRVIGVGGDTVECKGTGPLKVNGKALNEPYVYPGNTPCTDDDQGGQFKITVPKGKIWVMGDHRQNSLDSRYHQNQPGGGSVPVDNVVGRAFVIAWPPTRWGTLPVPDTFDQPGISQAMSAAPAALGLAGAVPLVLWRRRRTARAA; translated from the coding sequence GTGGGGGATGTGGCGGTCGGCGCACGATCCGGACACGAGGGGCCCGAGGAGCGGCCGCGGCACTCCGGGGAGCCCGCGCCCGCGTCACCGGCGGGCGGCGTGAACGCCGCTCCTGACACCCCGGCCCCGGGGAACGCCGGAGCGCCGGGCGAGCCCGGTACGCCAGGCCCGCCCCCCGGTGCCGCACCCGGGGCGCCGGAGCAGCAGCCCGGCGCGGGGGGTGCCGAGCCGCCGAAGCCGCCCGAGCCGGCGAAGGGCAAGAAGCACAAGTCCTTCTGGAAGGAGCTGCCGCTCCTCATCGGCATCGCGCTGGTCCTGGCCCTGATCATCAAGACCTTCCTGGTCCAGGCCTTCTCGATCCCCTCGGACTCGATGCAGAACACGCTCCAGCAGGGCGACCGGGTCCTGGTCGACAAGCTGACGCCGTGGTTCGGCTCCGAGCCCGAGCGCGGCGAGGTCGTCGTCTTCAAGGACCCCGGCCACTGGCTGGACGGCGAGCCCACGCCCGACCCGAACGCCGTGCAGCGGGTGCTCGGCTGGATCGGCCTGATGCCGTCCGCCGACGAGAAGGACCTCATCAAGCGCGTCATCGGCGTCGGCGGCGACACCGTGGAGTGCAAGGGCACCGGCCCCCTGAAGGTCAACGGCAAGGCGTTGAACGAGCCGTACGTCTACCCCGGCAACACCCCCTGCACCGACGACGACCAGGGCGGCCAGTTCAAGATCACGGTGCCCAAGGGCAAAATCTGGGTCATGGGTGACCACCGGCAGAATTCGCTGGACTCCCGCTACCACCAGAACCAGCCGGGCGGCGGCTCCGTCCCCGTCGACAACGTCGTCGGCCGCGCCTTCGTCATCGCCTGGCCCCCCACCCGCTGGGGAACGCTGCCGGTCCCGGACACCTTCGACCAGCCCGGCATCAGCCAGGCGATGAGCGCGGCACCCGCCGCCCTCGGCCTCGCGGGCGCCGTGCCGCTCGTGCTGTGGCGCCGCCGCCGCACGGCCCGCGCCGCCTGA
- the lepB gene encoding signal peptidase I, with protein MSSRTRRTDEGHGRLGSVLSGVAVALGCVLFLGGFVWGAVLYQPYTVPTGSMTPTIGAGDRVLAQRIDGDDVRRGDVVVFRQKSWGNLPMVKRVVGIGGDKVACCTDGKLTVNGKQIAEPYLSRGMDSAIPSTTVPKGRLFLLGDERNGSLDSTAHLEEAGNGSVPRSAVKGRVDAVAWPLDGMLDRPTGFDALPGGTSEPGPLRLLVAAVVAGAALVLGGAAYGPVAGLVRRGGRDRSGVTETAGVG; from the coding sequence ATGAGCAGCAGGACACGTCGTACGGACGAGGGCCACGGACGGCTCGGCAGCGTGCTGTCGGGGGTCGCCGTGGCCCTCGGCTGTGTCCTCTTCCTCGGCGGCTTCGTCTGGGGCGCCGTCCTCTACCAGCCGTACACCGTGCCCACCGGCTCCATGACGCCGACCATCGGCGCGGGCGACCGGGTGCTCGCCCAGCGGATCGACGGGGACGACGTGCGCCGTGGTGACGTCGTCGTCTTCCGGCAGAAGTCCTGGGGCAACCTGCCCATGGTCAAGCGGGTCGTCGGCATCGGCGGCGACAAGGTCGCCTGCTGCACGGACGGCAAGCTGACCGTCAACGGCAAGCAGATCGCAGAACCGTATCTCTCCCGGGGCATGGACAGCGCCATACCGTCCACCACCGTCCCCAAGGGGCGCCTCTTCCTGCTCGGCGACGAGCGCAACGGCTCCCTGGACTCCACCGCCCACCTGGAGGAGGCGGGCAACGGCTCCGTGCCCCGCAGCGCCGTGAAGGGCCGCGTGGACGCCGTGGCCTGGCCGCTGGACGGCATGCTCGACCGCCCCACCGGCTTCGACGCCCTGCCGGGCGGCACGTCCGAGCCCGGCCCGCTGCGGCTCCTCGTGGCGGCGGTCGTGGCCGGTGCCGCGCTGGTGCTCGGCGGGGCGGCGTACGGGCCCGTCGCCGGTCTGGTGCGCCGGGGCGGGCGGGACCGCAGCGGGGTCACGGAGACCGCCGGTGTCGGCTGA